TTTTTTCTCATCTCCACAACTAATGAAAAGTGATAATGCACATAAAATGAAAATACTTATTGTAATTTTTTTCATAAAACCTCCAAGTTTTAATTTTTATATTTATATTTTAATAAATATTTTAGTATTTATCTATTAAAATATTGCTAGTTCTCAAGAATTTCAAATTTTCGTTTCAATATATTTCCATTACTATCTGTTACTGTAAGAATATGAGTTCCAGGATCTGGCGAAATTGTCATTTCATGGACTTTTTCTGTGTAACCTAAATAAATACCATCAACATCCCAATAAACAAAAGTATCGGAAGAACGAACTGCAGCCTGCATTACCATAGCTCCCTGGGTGCCATCAATTTCTACAGGTATGATAATTTTTGCATTAGGCTCAGGAAATACAATAGAAAGATTGTCAGCAGAAGTAGAATGGTGCCAGGGCACAAAATCTGGCAGGGAAGTGTAAACTACACTTGTATTTTTATACCAGTATTCCAGATTTGGCGGCAGTACAAATCGTTTTTCGATTGTTGGAAGAGTTCCATTATATATTCCAGCCTTTTCTCCTGTAAGGTCTTCTGTTGTTGCTCTATATTTTTTATCAAAAGTAAATGAAATTTTCTTACAGTATGGGCATAGTTCCGGGGTAACGGCAGCTCTGGATCTAAAAATAGATTTAGTTTCTTTGCAATCAGGAGATGCTGCAAAGCCTGAATGAGAACAAACTGTTTGTTCTGTTAAATCATCATAAGGAATATCTGGCCAGGATGTTTTAGGGAGAAACGAGAAAATATCAAACATTACGGGAGCCGAAGTAGAAACACTTTTTAAATCTGGATTTCCCATTCCATTTGCATTTCCAATCCAAACAGCAACTGTATATTCTCGTGTAATACCAATAGCCCATGCATCTCTATTACCATTTGAAGTTCCTGTCTTCCATGCAATTCTTTTTGAATTTGCATATTTTTGCCAGTTAGCTTCATCTTCTGGTCGTATTCCTGTAGAAAGAACATTTACTGTTATCCATGAACTGCCTGTAGAAATTGGAAAGTCAGATTGTTCCATGCAGGCTTTATTCATTAAGTCAGCATAAGCAAGTGCTGCTTCCCACATTGTTATTTCTCCACCTCCCAGAATAAGAGGCAATCCATAATATTCAGAATCATGATTGAAAGTTGTAAAACCACATTTTCTAAGACAATCAAGAAATCTGTTTATTCCAAATTTTCTCAGCTCACGAATTGCAGGAATATTAAGGGAACGGGTAAGAGCTTCTGAAGCTGGTACAACACCACTGTATTTTTTTATATTATTATCTGGTCTATAATTGCCAATGCGGGTTGGAATATCAATTACCAGCTGATCTGGTAAAAGTTCTCCTGCATCAAGCATAGCTCCATACAGAAATGGTTTTAAAAGGCTTCCGGAACTTCTTTTTGATTGAATCATATCAACTGCATAACTGTCAGGATTACGTAATGCATTTCCAGAATTTCCACAGTAAGCGAGAACTTCTTTTGTTTTAGTATCCAGAATAAGAGCTGCTGCGTTTGAAATTCCTCTTCGGGAAAATTCAGAAGACCAGTGTTCAATTATTCGGAATGTGTTTTTTTGAATATTGTAATCTAGTGTCGTATAAAATTTTGTCTGATTTTTTTTATGAGTTTGTTTCAAACATTCCAGATAATGAGGAGAATTTGAAGGTAATGGGAAAGGTTTTGAAGGAAGTGATTCTGCAAGAGAAAGTTCATAAGTTTTCTTATCAAAATACTTTTTTTGATATAGCTTATTGAGAAGATAATTTCTTTTTTCTAAAAGTATTTCAGAATTTGCACCAGGATAAACCAAAGATGGCTGGTTAGGAAGAACAGCAAGGGTTGCTGTTTCAGCCCATGTAAGTTCTGAAGGGGGGCGGTTAAAATATCTCCAGGATGCCGCTTCAAGTCCAACAACGTTTCCTCCAAATGGAGCATTTGCACAATATAATTTTAGGATATGTTTTTTTGTATATCGTATTTCAAAGAGTACGGCAATGAAAGCTTCTTTTATTTTTTGAGTGTAAGTACGTTTCGGATGATTTTCCAGAAGCCTGATAGTCTGCATTGTTAGGGTAGAACCACCGGATACAATTCTTTTTTTACTAACATTTAATTTAATTGCTCTGGCTATGGATAATATATCAATTCCAGAATGAAAATAAAAACGTTTATCCTCATAGGCAATAATTGCCTTTTTAAATTTTTCTGGAACTTCATCTGGAGCAAATCGCCATTGTTCGTCAGCAGCAACTTGCCCACCTAAGAGGATACCATTTTTATCGTAGAGGGCATAAGAATAATTCTGTGATTTTCCTACAAGACTTGCCGGAATTATAAAAATAAGGCTGGCTGAAAATAAAATCAGAACAGCAAGTAGAATTATATGCTTTCTTTTTTTTATTTTCAGCCAAAGTTTTTGGATATCAGCTTTTTTCATTATTTAAGCATTTTTACCTTAAATCCAGGATAAACAGCCCTTATATTATTATCATACATAGCTTCAGCATAAATTGCAGGTATTGTGAAATCTCCACTATAGGCAGCGGTTGCCTTAAAATAGAGAGT
The Treponema bryantii DNA segment above includes these coding regions:
- the pbpC gene encoding penicillin-binding protein 1C — its product is MKKADIQKLWLKIKKRKHIILLAVLILFSASLIFIIPASLVGKSQNYSYALYDKNGILLGGQVAADEQWRFAPDEVPEKFKKAIIAYEDKRFYFHSGIDILSIARAIKLNVSKKRIVSGGSTLTMQTIRLLENHPKRTYTQKIKEAFIAVLFEIRYTKKHILKLYCANAPFGGNVVGLEAASWRYFNRPPSELTWAETATLAVLPNQPSLVYPGANSEILLEKRNYLLNKLYQKKYFDKKTYELSLAESLPSKPFPLPSNSPHYLECLKQTHKKNQTKFYTTLDYNIQKNTFRIIEHWSSEFSRRGISNAAALILDTKTKEVLAYCGNSGNALRNPDSYAVDMIQSKRSSGSLLKPFLYGAMLDAGELLPDQLVIDIPTRIGNYRPDNNIKKYSGVVPASEALTRSLNIPAIRELRKFGINRFLDCLRKCGFTTFNHDSEYYGLPLILGGGEITMWEAALAYADLMNKACMEQSDFPISTGSSWITVNVLSTGIRPEDEANWQKYANSKRIAWKTGTSNGNRDAWAIGITREYTVAVWIGNANGMGNPDLKSVSTSAPVMFDIFSFLPKTSWPDIPYDDLTEQTVCSHSGFAASPDCKETKSIFRSRAAVTPELCPYCKKISFTFDKKYRATTEDLTGEKAGIYNGTLPTIEKRFVLPPNLEYWYKNTSVVYTSLPDFVPWHHSTSADNLSIVFPEPNAKIIIPVEIDGTQGAMVMQAAVRSSDTFVYWDVDGIYLGYTEKVHEMTISPDPGTHILTVTDSNGNILKRKFEILEN